ttcggtttatttgcccaggACTAGTCTACATAATAGAGTAGTATCCCCTATAGTAAATCTAACATGTATCTAAAATATGTGTTTATTTAtctcctaaaagaaaaagaaaaaggagagaagataTAATTTAAATGAGAATTGATGATAGATTAATTTTCATTATGGTTTCTAAACTCCAAATttattgatctctctctctctgtggttGAAAAGTAATACGGTATTAGTTAGGACGATGGTATCTTCGTCCTCGTCCTGGTCCTGGAAGGAAACGCTTCTAATGTTTGCTCCAATAATCTTCGTCATACTCGCCCTCCTCATAAGTATCATCTGGCAAATTTGCATCAAGTTATTCAAGTGTATACAACCTCCTCCTACGGAACCAGCTCTTGAGACTCACCAAAATCCGCCACTGTCTCTGCCTCACCAGGACATTGAGACCGGACATCTAGGGCCGCCTCAGTCTCAACAACAAGACATCAAAACCGGATATGAGAGTCGGATCAAGGAAGTAAAGTTTAAAGatatcatcaaggaagatggatTTGGTGATAAGATTTGTTGTTCAATTTGTCTTGAAGAGTTTGAAGATGGCCACGCGATTGTTCACATAAACAAGTGTAGACATGTTTTTCATcgtttttgtattgtttcttgGCTGAAGCAGAACCGAAGCTGCCCGAATTGTCGACGTTTTTGACTAGGgctggttttatatatatatatatatatatatatgatttgatccCATTAGTTCGATTTATTTCATAACTGTGTTAGTTTCCGAATTTAATATTAGCAAACTACGATAccagtttgtttttatttatttggatgCTTTCAAATCTTAAGAGAAGAATCATAACGATCAAACTTGTGTTTTCACTAGAAAACTTCTTGAAGTGGTTACGCTAGCACAGTTTTGCTAGAAAACTAACTGCGGGTGAGATCATCACAAAGAGCCCTTGGAGCTCCTTCATACGTATGGTACTAAATATTGCATGCTTTGAAGACTTTTATGTTATTAACgattggaaaaatatataacttcgAGTAACAAATACAAGATCCAATTAAACATGGTTCTAATacatcatttaatttaatttctttagaATTTTATTAACATAAAACGATTTTGGTATATTTATCTTCCTAGCTAGGGTAAAGGTTATCATCTTtgagaattaaaaacaaagcCATATTGTAAGACTTGTTCGACATGTCGCAAAGAGAAATTTAGCAAATGTTTCTCTTGGTTTGAAGGAGCCAAAATGTGACACATTAACCACATTTCAAATAATGTTGCAAATTTTGGCTATTTGAATCATTAAAAATGTGACACATGAACCATCAAACAATTTAGATCAAAATATAAAGGTAGGTATAATATATTACCATTAATATGGATTTGTATCATGCTTATCTATGTAATCTAAACTTTCTTTGAAATAGTAAAAAGTAAACGAtgttagagaagagaaaaaataaaatacatgaaaataaattatcgAATCAATAACCGGTCTAAACCGGAAATCCCCACTTATTTGAAATAGAAAAGACTAACAATTCGGTCGGTCTAATAATGTACACAAACGTCCGGTCCGATAAAT
The sequence above is a segment of the Camelina sativa cultivar DH55 chromosome 10, Cs, whole genome shotgun sequence genome. Coding sequences within it:
- the LOC109126907 gene encoding RING-H2 finger protein ATL52-like yields the protein MVSSSSSWSWKETLLMFAPIIFVILALLISIIWQICIKLFKCIQPPPTEPALETHQNPPLSLPHQDIETGHLGPPQSQQQDIKTGYESRIKEVKFKDIIKEDGFGDKICCSICLEEFEDGHAIVHINKCRHVFHRFCIVSWLKQNRSCPNCRRF